The genomic region ACGGATTGCGCAGCGCCGCGATGCGGGAGGAGGAGCCTTCCGGTCGCGGCGCTGCGTTATTTTTGGGTGTTCCGGGTGGGTGGGTGTCTCTTTTTCTACTCCTTGTCCTCGGTTTCCCTTCGCTCAGCTTGGGCGTTCGCGAAACGTAACTGCAAAACTGCAGGTATTCCACCGGACATTAGCCGCTCCGAGCAAGATAACTGCAAAGATGCAGGCGTCTTGCCAGCATGTTCCGGAAATTGCTGAAAACAACTGCATTGTTGCAGGCATTCGGGCCAATTCGGTTGGTTTTTGAGAAAACAACTGCATTCGTGCAGTCCATTCGGCCAACGGCTACCCTTTCGCGCGGTCCCCGCATACCTTTACCGCCCCCACGACAAATGTAAGGTTGGACGGCACCATACAGACCTCCGCGGCGACCGATAGCCCCACGGCGACTTGGCACCTGACAGCTTGCCGCACAGCCCTCACACCAACTCAGAGCCCCGCAAAAACTCACAGCCCCCTCGGACCATCGCAGCCCCCACACCAATTCACAGCCCGGCAAAAACTCGATGCCTGACAGCGCCGCGCAGCACCTCGCAGCAACCGGGCACTTCGCAGCAACTCGGAACGTTTTCGCGGTCCTGGCTGAGCGAAGGGAAGTCGAGGAGAAGGAGCCGCGGAACAAAACAAAACCCCGCCGGTCGGCGAATGGCCGGACAGCGGGGCAAACTTAGGGAGCCGCGGCTTACAGCAGCCAAGAGAGCGGCACCATCAGCAGCGAGATGACGATGCCCGCGATGCCCATAGCCAGCCCGGAATAGCTGCCGGCCTCCTCGGAGTCGCGCAGCAGCCGCGACGTGCCGATGCCGTGCGCGGCGGTGCCGACGGCCAGGCCGAGCGGCACGTCGCCGTCGATGCGGAACAGGCGCAGCAGCGCGGGGCCGAACATGCTGCCGGCGATGCCGGTCAGCACGGTCAGCACGGCGGACAGCTCGCCGGGGCCGCCGAGGTAGCGGGCGAGCTCGATCGAGATCGCCGAGGTGGCCGACTTCGGCAGCGAGGCGATCAACAGGTCGCGGCTGCCCCCGAGCAGTGCGACGAGCA from Paenibacillus antri harbors:
- a CDS encoding LrgB family protein gives rise to the protein MTALREWASTPVFAVAVTVGLYVLSLRWNARRPWLHPLIVTSGGMMALLLAADIPYATYSEGGDLLSFFLGPATVALAVPLYKRRSEIRRRLGLILASVTVGSAAGIGSAWLLVALLGGSRDLLIASLPKSATSAISIELARYLGGPGELSAVLTVLTGIAGSMFGPALLRLFRIDGDVPLGLAVGTAAHGIGTSRLLRDSEEAGSYSGLAMGIAGIVISLLMVPLSWLL